In Acinetobacter wanghuae, the sequence ACCCAATAAATGGTTCATTAATGTTGATTTACCCACGTTTGGACGACCGACAATGGCAACGAAACCACTGCGATAATCCGATGGAATATCTGTGCCCTGTTCACTAAAGAACTGGCTAATTAAGTCATTGCTGTCGCTTTGCGACTCGTGATCAGCATCAATGTGATCGGAATGAGTAGTCATTAAGACTGTTGCTCCACTAATTTTAAAATATCCGCCGCAACAGATTGCTCTGCGAAACGACGGCTTGAACCTTCACCACTCATCAAAGGTAAACCCTCAATCTGACATTCCACTTTGAAATGCTGATTGGGTGCATCGCCTTGAATATCTACAACCTCGTAAACCGGGAGAGGCTTTTTACGTGCTTGTAAATACTCTTGCAGACGAGATTTCGGGTCTTTGAGTTGATCCGTAGGCTCAATATGGTCAAGGTAGGGTTCATACCATTTTAGCACAATGGCTTCTAGTCGCTTCATATCTGTACAATCGATATAAATTGCACCAATAATCGCTTCAACCGTGTCGGCTAAAATAGATTCGCGGTGATGACCACCCGATTTAAGCTCACCCGTACTTAAAATCAAGTGTTGACTGAGTTTTAAATCATTTGCGATTTTACCTAATGCTTCTTGGCGAACCAGCGTTGCACGCATACGCGTTAAACGACCTTCATTTTCGCTCGGATAAGCATTATAGAGATAGTTCGCAATGATCATCCCTAAAAGAGAATCGCCTAGAAATTCTAGGCGTTCATAGTTTTGTTTATGACTGACTGAACGATGGGTCAGTGCCAACTTCAACAAATCAGTTTGGGTAAACTGATAGCCGATCCGGTTGGCAAGACGTTCATCATTTAGCTTTGACTGTGCTTTGATCAAAATCTTTCTCGAACTTCATCACTAAATCTATGTTCATTATGAAATTCTTACGAACTTCATAATTTTTTTGAACCAGCAACTGACCATCATTGGCAACTTTAATATTGTCTTTAATATTAAAGTCACGGATATTATTCATATCCAAACGCTGACTAAGTTGCTGAACAAATTTTTCCGGGGTATTTTTCGGTGCAGATGCGATCAATTCTTCAATTTGACCATCTACCACGCGATCATCCCAATACGGTCCCCATACTGCAATTGCAACCTTGGCAATAAATGCAAAGCCGACAATGGCAAATAAAATTGCAAAATACGATGCACCCTTCTGATGTCTCATTTTTTTATTTTCCTAATTGAAACGTTTATTGAATTGTTCCGTTTCGATTAAAGGAAGGCAACTTCAGACCCGGTTCTTTATGCATCCAAATATAGAATGCACGACCTGTTAAGTTTTCTTCAGGCACCAATCCCCAAAAACGGCTGTCAGCACTTTGATCACGATTATCCCCCATCGCAAAGTAATGACCTTCCGGAACTTTTACTTCCCAATATAAACCATTTTCTCTTGAATATTTACCATTTTCAACAAAGTTGATGTACGGCGCCTGACGAGCAACATTCACCCCATCAAGTTCACGCATGGTGAAAGTATGCTCACCCAGCGTTTCTTGGTGATAAATTGAAGTCGGTGTATCAAAACGGTCTTTCTCGCGTGAAAACTCAATGGCTTTCTTCGGCACTTTTTGACCATTAATGGTGAGTTGACCATGATCATAGACAATATGATCGCCCGGCAAACCGACAATACGCTTGATATAGCTAATGGTCGGTTGTGGTGGATAACGGAATACCGCCACTTCACCGCGCTCAGGGCGACCTGTATCAATAATTTTGGTGTTGAGAATAGGCAATTTTACGCCATATTCAAACTTATTGACCAAAATAAAATCACCCGTTTCTAAAGTCGGCACCATAGAATCCGATGGAATATTAAAAGGCTCATATAAGAATGAACGTAAGACCAAGACAACCGTCAGTACCGGCCAGAAATCGTAAGCCCATGTGATAATGACATTTTCATTACCCTTGCCCTTGGTTTGTCTTTGCTTAAAGACAAACTTATCCAGTAGCCACACTGCAATAAAAAACAGCGTTGCAGGTACAAGAATTAAATTAAAATCAAAATCCATGGGTTATTTCCTTTCTTCTAGCGTTCGACTTTTAATACAGCTAAGAACGCTTCTTGTGGGATTTCGACACTACCCACTTGCTTCATACGTTTCTTACCTTCTTTCTGTTTAGAAAGCAGTTTTTTCTTACGTGAAACGTCACCGCCATAACATTTCGCCAATACGTTTTTACGCATTGCTTTTACGGTTGAACGCGCAATAATTTGTGCACCAATGGCAGCCTGAATTGCCACATCAAACATTTGACGTGGAATCAAGTCTTTCATTTTATCAACCAATGCAATACCACGATGACGGGCATCGTTACGGTGGCAAATCATCGCCAAAGCATCGACTTTATCACCATTGATCAAAACATCGACTTTCACCAATGATGAACTTTCAAAACGAACAAAGTTATAATCGAGTGATGCAAAACCACGTGAACATGATTTCAATTTATCAAAGAAATCCATCACGACTTCTGCCATTGGAATTTCAAAAGTAATCGATACTTGGTTACCTAAGAACTTCATGTCTTTTTGCACACCACGGCGTTCCACACAAAGTGTCATCACGTTACCCAAGTAATCTTGGGGTACTAAAATATGACATTCAGCAATGGGTTCGCGTAAGTCTTCAACTGTTGAACCATCTGGCATTTTTGACGGACTGTCGATATAAACGGTTTGACCATTTTTCAACACCGCTTCATAAATCACCGTTGGTGCAGATGAAATCAGGTCTAAATCGTATTCACGCTCTAAACGTTCTTGAACGATTTCCATGTGCAGCATCCCTAAGAAGCCACAACGAAAACCAAAGCCTAATGCATCTGAACTTTCAGGTTCAAAGAATAAAGCCGAGTCATTAATTTGTAATTTATGTAGCGCTTCACGGAATGGTTCGAAGTCACTAGCATCAATCGGGAATAAACCCGCATACACCTGTGGTTTGACCTTTTTGAAGCCTGGCAAAATTTCAACATCAGGTGTTGTTGCAAGGGTAATCGTATCACCGACTGGCGCACCAAAGATGTCTTTAATCCCTGCAATCACAAAGCCTACTTCACCTGCTTCTAAAATACCGGTTTCATGATGCTTAGGATTAAAAATACCCACAGAAGTCACCATATGGGTTTGACCGGTTGATTTCACCAACATTTTGTCGCCCTTACGGATACGACCTTCTTTAACACGTACTAAAGACACCACGCCTAGGTAGTTATCAAACCAAGAATCGACGATCAACGCTTGTAATGCAGCATCACGATCACCGACTGGATGTGGAATAACATCAACCAAACGCTCTAAGACACCTTCAACACCTAAACCGGTTTTTGCAGAACACGTCGGTGCATCGACTGCTTCGACGCCAATAATGTCTTCAATTTCTTGAATCACACGTTCAGGTTCAGCTTGCGGTAAATCAATTTTGTTTAAAACTGGTAGAACTTCAAGACCTTGCTCAATCGCGGTATAGCAGTTTGCTACAGATTGCGCTTCTACGCCTTGTGCAGCATCAACGACCAATAATGCACCTTCACATGCCGCCAATGAACGTGACACTTCATAAGAAAAGTCAACGTGTCCTGGGGTATCAATGAAGTTCAATTGGTATTCTTGACCATTCGGATGGGTGTAATACAACGTCACCGAAGCGGCTTTAATGGTAATCCCACGTTCGCGTTCAATATCCATTGAGTCAAGTACTTGCGCTTGCATTTCACGGTCTTGCAAACCACCACAGGTTTGAATAAAACGATCAGCAAGGGTCGATTTACCGTGGTCAATATGCGCAATAATCGAGAAGTTACGAATGTTTTTAATATCAACAGATTGTTTAGCTTGCGCCATGGGTTACCTTAAGAAAAAACACGCCATACAAATGAAAAGTCTTGTACAGCAAAAGCCAATTAGAAATTGCGATGGATTATAGCAGATGGATTTTTCAATGTATCCAAAATTCATCAATTCCTTTTCGCCCGCATTTATGAATCTAGATTTTTCTTAGGAATTCGATTCTTTTGGCTCAAGGGTTGCATCATACATACTAAAATCATACGGGTTTAAGGATGCATCCATGGGCTGATAGGCTTGACTAAATGTGGGTGACATTCGTTTTGGACGACCACTGGCAATCTCCACACACGCCCATTTGGTATTTCCCATAAATAAAACACTTTGATCACTCAGACGATAAAATGCATATTGGCGAAAAGAATACAGCGCATTGATATCATTCAGCCAAGTGCGCAATACAACCTCCTCGCCTTCAAATGCCGCTTTGCGATATTGCACATGATGTTCAACGGCTACCATGGCATGTTTTAACGCGATATATTCTTTCAACCCTAAACCGAGCTGTTCAATGTGCAGCGTTGCAACATCTTGCATCCATTGCACATAGACGACATTGTTGACATGACCGAGTTGATCAATATGTTCTGCTTTGACTTTGATGGTGACATCAAATATATCGCTCATGCGGCTTTTATCCATCAGGCTATTTTTCATAGCATTCAGTGTAATGAAATTAAACCCAAGGTAAATTGCAAAATATAAAAAAACCGCCAAATTATGGCGGTTTTTAATTGAGGCTTAAATGATCTTATTGGATACGCATACCCACAATCGCACGTTGACCTTGGCGAATAATGGCAACACGCGCCACCGTACCATTCTTCAATTCTGAGACCACATCAACAAATTGTTTGCTATTCAGTACCGTTTTACCATTTACAGAAGTGACCACATCATTCGGTTGAATACGTGCTTGTGCAGCCAAACCACCTGCACGAACATCTTGAATCAATATGCCACCTTTGACCTCTAAACGGGTCAGCTCAGCTTGTGTCAGATCACGAATAGAGACGCCTAAAACTGGCCCCTTGGTGGTATTATTCTGCGTAGTCGATTTTGCTGGCGTATCATCTGGCGCTGTATCTAAGGTTGCAGAAATGCTACGGCGTTTGTCATCACGTAAAATATCAAGACTAATTTTTTGCTTCGGCGCTGAACGATTTAAGTAATTCAATAATTCACTGGTACGTGAAATCGCTGTCCCGTTATATTTTAAAATTACATCGCCCGCTTGTAATCCTGCACGCGCTGCCGGTGAGTTGGGCGCAACTTGTGTCACCAATGAACCTTCAGGTTTCGATAAATTATAAGATTCTGCCAAATTACGGTCGATATCTTGCAAACTCACCCCTAAATATGAACGAGTCACTTTACCGTTTTTCTTAAGTTGCTCGGCAACATCCATGGCTACATCAATTGGAATGGAGAATGAAAGCCCCATATAACCGCCTGTACCACTAAAGATACGTGAGTTGACCCCCACCACTTCACCACGTTGGTTAAACAATGGACCACCCGAGTTACCCGGATTTAGCGCAACATCGGTTTGGATAAAAGGTACAGAGGTTTCACCCATCATATTACGCATTTTGGCACTGACAATGCCCGCTGACGCAGAATAATCAAAACCAAAAGGTGAACCAATCGCAAGAACAGGTTCGCCTACACGGAGTTGATCGACATTACCAGTACGTAGTTCAGGAAAACTACCACCCGATACTTTTAATAATGCCACATCCGTCCGTTCGTCACTGCCGACCACGGTCACATCAATTTCACGGCGGTCATTTAAAGTAATGGTGACTTTAGAGGCATCTTCCACCACGTGATGGTTGGTAAGTAAATAACCATCTTTACTAATAAAGAACGCACTACCATAACCGGTCTTTTCTTGTGGTGCGCGTTGCTGCGGAATAATAATTTGATTACCAAAAAAACGGCGCAGAATTTCAGGAACTTGCTGTTGCAGCAGTTCTTGTTCACTCATTTTCTTGACAACATTGACGCTTACCACCGCAGGACTGACTTGTTCCACCAAATTTGAGAAATCGACAGGACTGGCAGCATTGACATGACATGCCGTCATTGTGAATGCGAAGGCACACAGACCTTGAGTGAGGACATTGTTTTTCATATCAAGTCTCTATTCCTTTAAAATTATTGCTATAAATATGATGTATTTGTAGCATAACGTGAAATCACTTTGGATAAATATATGTAAATATTTCATCCATAATTGCTCCACAATTATTCCAAATCATAAGATATATTGATTCTTTTTTTCATGATTTAACGCGTGTTAATGCTTGCATTTTATACAAAAAAAAGCTGTTATTAGCGAACTTTCATTTTCGATATGCTGATGAATATGTCTAATTTACACACAACACATCATTTTGATGTGATTATTGTGGGCAGTGGCGGTGCAGGTCTGAGTTTAGCCTTATCTCTACCGGATCATTTTAAAATTGCGCTTCTGGCAAAATCAACATTAACCGATGCGAGTACTTATTTTGCGCAAGGTGGCATCGCTGCTGTTTTAGACGAAACCGATTCTCTAGAACAGCATATTGATGACACTATGATTGCTGGTGCACAATTATGTGAATTAGATTCCGTCAAGCAAACGGTGGAAGGCGGCAAACCTTCGGTCGATTTTTTATTAAAGCATGGCGTGCAATTTACTTTGGATGAACAAGCACAATTACATTTAACCCGTGAAGGGGGGCATTCTCAACGGCGTATTATTCATGCAGCAGATGCAACTGGTCGTGCAATTTCGAGTACCTTAGTACAACGTGCCCAAGAAAAATCCAATATCCATATTTTTGAAAATTATATTGCGATTGATTTAATCAGCTCACAAAAATTAGCCCTTGAAGGTGAAAACCGTGCTTTGGGGCTGTACGCACTGAATGAAAAAAATGAAAAAGTGCACACCTTTTTAGCACCCTTTACCGCTCTTGCCTGTGGCGGTGCAATGAAAGCCTATTTATATACATCCAATCCTGATATTGCGACAGGCGATGGTATTGCTATGGCCTATCGTGCCGGTTGCCGTGTGGCGAATATGGAATTTAATCAGTTCCATCCGACCTGCTTATATCATCCGCAAGCACGTTCTTTTTTAATTACCGAAGCCATGCGCGGTGAAGGCGCCTATTTACGCCTACCTGATGGTGAGCGTTTTATGCTGCGCTTTGACGAACGCGCTGAACTTGCTCCGCGTGATATTGTCGCGCGTGCGATTGATTATGAAATTAAACGCCTTGGTATTCGCCATGTATGGTTAGACATTACCCATAAAGATGAAGCCTTCATTCAAGAGCATTTCCCGACGTTGTATGCGCGCTTACTTGAACTTGGCATTGATATTACGCAGGAAATGATTCCTGTGGTTCCTGCTGCGCACTATACCTGTGGTGGTGTGGTCGTTGATGAGCATAGCCAAACTGATATCAAAGGTTTATACGCGATTGGTGAAACGTCTTACACAGGCTTGCATGGTGCAAACCGAATGGCAAGTAACTCACTTTTAGAATGCTTCGTCTATGGTATGAGTGCCGCTCAGCATATTCAAAATCAATATCATGACAATTATCAGTCACCTAATGTGCCCGCTTGGGATGATTCACAAGTCACTAAC encodes:
- the rnc gene encoding ribonuclease III, with the translated sequence MIKAQSKLNDERLANRIGYQFTQTDLLKLALTHRSVSHKQNYERLEFLGDSLLGMIIANYLYNAYPSENEGRLTRMRATLVRQEALGKIANDLKLSQHLILSTGELKSGGHHRESILADTVEAIIGAIYIDCTDMKRLEAIVLKWYEPYLDHIEPTDQLKDPKSRLQEYLQARKKPLPVYEVVDIQGDAPNQHFKVECQIEGLPLMSGEGSSRRFAEQSVAADILKLVEQQS
- a CDS encoding DUF4845 domain-containing protein; its protein translation is MRHQKGASYFAILFAIVGFAFIAKVAIAVWGPYWDDRVVDGQIEELIASAPKNTPEKFVQQLSQRLDMNNIRDFNIKDNIKVANDGQLLVQKNYEVRKNFIMNIDLVMKFEKDFDQSTVKAK
- the lepB gene encoding signal peptidase I, producing MDFDFNLILVPATLFFIAVWLLDKFVFKQRQTKGKGNENVIITWAYDFWPVLTVVLVLRSFLYEPFNIPSDSMVPTLETGDFILVNKFEYGVKLPILNTKIIDTGRPERGEVAVFRYPPQPTISYIKRIVGLPGDHIVYDHGQLTINGQKVPKKAIEFSREKDRFDTPTSIYHQETLGEHTFTMRELDGVNVARQAPYINFVENGKYSRENGLYWEVKVPEGHYFAMGDNRDQSADSRFWGLVPEENLTGRAFYIWMHKEPGLKLPSFNRNGTIQ
- the lepA gene encoding translation elongation factor 4, which translates into the protein MAQAKQSVDIKNIRNFSIIAHIDHGKSTLADRFIQTCGGLQDREMQAQVLDSMDIERERGITIKAASVTLYYTHPNGQEYQLNFIDTPGHVDFSYEVSRSLAACEGALLVVDAAQGVEAQSVANCYTAIEQGLEVLPVLNKIDLPQAEPERVIQEIEDIIGVEAVDAPTCSAKTGLGVEGVLERLVDVIPHPVGDRDAALQALIVDSWFDNYLGVVSLVRVKEGRIRKGDKMLVKSTGQTHMVTSVGIFNPKHHETGILEAGEVGFVIAGIKDIFGAPVGDTITLATTPDVEILPGFKKVKPQVYAGLFPIDASDFEPFREALHKLQINDSALFFEPESSDALGFGFRCGFLGMLHMEIVQERLEREYDLDLISSAPTVIYEAVLKNGQTVYIDSPSKMPDGSTVEDLREPIAECHILVPQDYLGNVMTLCVERRGVQKDMKFLGNQVSITFEIPMAEVVMDFFDKLKSCSRGFASLDYNFVRFESSSLVKVDVLINGDKVDALAMICHRNDARHRGIALVDKMKDLIPRQMFDVAIQAAIGAQIIARSTVKAMRKNVLAKCYGGDVSRKKKLLSKQKEGKKRMKQVGSVEIPQEAFLAVLKVER
- a CDS encoding acyl-CoA thioesterase, which translates into the protein MSDIFDVTIKVKAEHIDQLGHVNNVVYVQWMQDVATLHIEQLGLGLKEYIALKHAMVAVEHHVQYRKAAFEGEEVVLRTWLNDINALYSFRQYAFYRLSDQSVLFMGNTKWACVEIASGRPKRMSPTFSQAYQPMDASLNPYDFSMYDATLEPKESNS
- a CDS encoding Do family serine endopeptidase; this translates as MKNNVLTQGLCAFAFTMTACHVNAASPVDFSNLVEQVSPAVVSVNVVKKMSEQELLQQQVPEILRRFFGNQIIIPQQRAPQEKTGYGSAFFISKDGYLLTNHHVVEDASKVTITLNDRREIDVTVVGSDERTDVALLKVSGGSFPELRTGNVDQLRVGEPVLAIGSPFGFDYSASAGIVSAKMRNMMGETSVPFIQTDVALNPGNSGGPLFNQRGEVVGVNSRIFSGTGGYMGLSFSIPIDVAMDVAEQLKKNGKVTRSYLGVSLQDIDRNLAESYNLSKPEGSLVTQVAPNSPAARAGLQAGDVILKYNGTAISRTSELLNYLNRSAPKQKISLDILRDDKRRSISATLDTAPDDTPAKSTTQNNTTKGPVLGVSIRDLTQAELTRLEVKGGILIQDVRAGGLAAQARIQPNDVVTSVNGKTVLNSKQFVDVVSELKNGTVARVAIIRQGQRAIVGMRIQ
- the nadB gene encoding L-aspartate oxidase, with translation MNMSNLHTTHHFDVIIVGSGGAGLSLALSLPDHFKIALLAKSTLTDASTYFAQGGIAAVLDETDSLEQHIDDTMIAGAQLCELDSVKQTVEGGKPSVDFLLKHGVQFTLDEQAQLHLTREGGHSQRRIIHAADATGRAISSTLVQRAQEKSNIHIFENYIAIDLISSQKLALEGENRALGLYALNEKNEKVHTFLAPFTALACGGAMKAYLYTSNPDIATGDGIAMAYRAGCRVANMEFNQFHPTCLYHPQARSFLITEAMRGEGAYLRLPDGERFMLRFDERAELAPRDIVARAIDYEIKRLGIRHVWLDITHKDEAFIQEHFPTLYARLLELGIDITQEMIPVVPAAHYTCGGVVVDEHSQTDIKGLYAIGETSYTGLHGANRMASNSLLECFVYGMSAAQHIQNQYHDNYQSPNVPAWDDSQVTNPDEDVVILQNWDELRQTMWNYVGIVRTTKRLERALHRIEMLKTEITEYYQDYQVSKNLIELRNLVLVSEMIVRCAMARQESRGLHFTLDYPELLPELRKTVLSPPNFALEQPLVNLEVV